The following proteins come from a genomic window of Gossypium raimondii isolate GPD5lz chromosome 5, ASM2569854v1, whole genome shotgun sequence:
- the LOC105771231 gene encoding uncharacterized protein LOC105771231 isoform X2, whose product MEQQTNKTNAPTRKVRFAPKAPTRRAPKLEVKTEVVEDTDAVQARDLLQRLNQISAKTKPKVEKKVASSQVAFGFGAGSTSIKTFGASKGSVPTPGLREEKEYKEPWDYYSYYPVTLPMRRPYSGNPEFLDEEEFALANATFEEDSVEPAVELGLMEENSEATMFFIQLPPTLPMTKQTGNISGNETNSRSKPAASVGSAKKTRGIEELPAGFMGKMLVYRSGAVKLKLGDSLYDVTPGCNSEFSQDVVAVNTGKKHCCGVGEIDKRAILTPDVYSVFNYLTDL is encoded by the exons ATGGAACAACAAACTAACAAAACCAATGCTCCCACCAGGAAG GTTAGATTTGCACCCAAAGCTCCTACTCGCCGAGCACCAAAGCTCGAGGTTAAAAC TGAAGTGGTCGAAGACACTGATGCTGTTCAGGCCAGGGATTTGCTGCAGCGTTTAAAT CAAATTTCTGCAAAGACAAAGCCTAAAGTTGAAAAGAAAG TTGCATCTTCACAAGTTGCATTTGGTTTTGGAGCGGGGTCAACTTCCATAAAAACATTTGGAGCTTCCAAAG GTAGTGTTCCTACTCCAGGTTTGAGAGAGGAGAAAGAATACAAAGAACCATGG GATTATTATAGTTACTATCCTGTAACCCTTCCTATGAGGAGACCATATTCAGGAAATCCTG AGTTTCTTGATGAGGAGGAGTTTGCTTTAGCAAATGCAACTTTCGAAGAAGATTCAGTGGAGCCAGCAGTAGAGCTTGGTCTAATG GAGGAGAATTCAGAAGCAACTATGTTCTTTATTCAGTTACCACCAACATTACCTATGACAAAGCAAACAGGAAACATATCTGGGAATGAAACCAATAGCCGTTCAAAACCGGCTGCGAGTGTAGGTTCTGCAAAGAAGACACGTGGCATAGAAGAGTTACCTGCAGGTTTCATGGGTAAAATGCTCGTGTATAGAAGTGGTGCTGTCAAGTTAAAGTTGGGGGATTCCCTTTATGAT GTCACACCAGGTTGCAATAGCGAGTTTTCCCAAGACGTTGTAGCTGTTAATACTGGAAAGAAGCATTGTTGTGGTGTTGGGGAAATTGACAAGCGAGCTATTTTAACCCCAGATGTTTATTCTGTTTTCAATTATTTGACTGATCTTTGA
- the LOC105771231 gene encoding uncharacterized protein LOC105771231 isoform X1, giving the protein MEQQTNKTNAPTRKVRFAPKAPTRRAPKLEVKTYISSRTWIAMQGAFFFIFKLTFFNLLMSTLVLVVFCVGFSEVVEDTDAVQARDLLQRLNQISAKTKPKVEKKVASSQVAFGFGAGSTSIKTFGASKGSVPTPGLREEKEYKEPWDYYSYYPVTLPMRRPYSGNPEFLDEEEFALANATFEEDSVEPAVELGLMEENSEATMFFIQLPPTLPMTKQTGNISGNETNSRSKPAASVGSAKKTRGIEELPAGFMGKMLVYRSGAVKLKLGDSLYDVTPGCNSEFSQDVVAVNTGKKHCCGVGEIDKRAILTPDVYSVFNYLTDL; this is encoded by the exons ATGGAACAACAAACTAACAAAACCAATGCTCCCACCAGGAAG GTTAGATTTGCACCCAAAGCTCCTACTCGCCGAGCACCAAAGCTCGAGGTTAAAACGTATATATCATCCCGTACATGGATTGCAATGCAAGGCgcctttttcttcattttcaaacttactTTTTTTAATCTGCTTATGTCCACTTtagttttggttgttttttgTGTGGGTTTCAGTGAAGTGGTCGAAGACACTGATGCTGTTCAGGCCAGGGATTTGCTGCAGCGTTTAAAT CAAATTTCTGCAAAGACAAAGCCTAAAGTTGAAAAGAAAG TTGCATCTTCACAAGTTGCATTTGGTTTTGGAGCGGGGTCAACTTCCATAAAAACATTTGGAGCTTCCAAAG GTAGTGTTCCTACTCCAGGTTTGAGAGAGGAGAAAGAATACAAAGAACCATGG GATTATTATAGTTACTATCCTGTAACCCTTCCTATGAGGAGACCATATTCAGGAAATCCTG AGTTTCTTGATGAGGAGGAGTTTGCTTTAGCAAATGCAACTTTCGAAGAAGATTCAGTGGAGCCAGCAGTAGAGCTTGGTCTAATG GAGGAGAATTCAGAAGCAACTATGTTCTTTATTCAGTTACCACCAACATTACCTATGACAAAGCAAACAGGAAACATATCTGGGAATGAAACCAATAGCCGTTCAAAACCGGCTGCGAGTGTAGGTTCTGCAAAGAAGACACGTGGCATAGAAGAGTTACCTGCAGGTTTCATGGGTAAAATGCTCGTGTATAGAAGTGGTGCTGTCAAGTTAAAGTTGGGGGATTCCCTTTATGAT GTCACACCAGGTTGCAATAGCGAGTTTTCCCAAGACGTTGTAGCTGTTAATACTGGAAAGAAGCATTGTTGTGGTGTTGGGGAAATTGACAAGCGAGCTATTTTAACCCCAGATGTTTATTCTGTTTTCAATTATTTGACTGATCTTTGA
- the LOC105770617 gene encoding growth-regulating factor 1 isoform X1, which yields MMSGRNRFPFTASQYQELEHQALIFKYMVSGIPIPPDLLFTIKRSCLDTSLSSRLFSYQPQHIGWNCFQMGLGRKVDPEPGRCRRTDGKKWRCSKEAYPDSKYCERHMHRGKNRSRKPVEVSNATMANPSTATQNIQSITKTHHPSSFSSHSSMSLSSESQQQHQLRYHGYHSQANHPFMYPHASRPPGVGLSPQENTTHSLLGSGSYSQTNMDYRRNSYVYGLKEEVDEHAFFSEPSGTMRSFSGSSVDDSWQLAPLTMSSSSSKQRNCSGLQSEYSYLQLQSLTDHNPKQNKQDDDEHSYIKYEMTDELEKGEPQKTVHRFFDEWPPKHRDSWLDLDDKSSNSSSVSTTRLSISIPSTSHDFPIFNSRAHNDG from the exons ATGATGAGTGGAAGAAACAGGTTTCCTTTTACTGCATCTCAGTATCAAGAGCTTGAACATCAAGCTCTAATCTTCAAGTACATGGTCTCAGGCATCCCTATACCACCTGATCTCCTCTTCACCATCAAGAGAAGCTGCTTGGATACCTCACTTTCTTCAAGGCTTTTCTCTTACCAGCCTCAACATA TTGGATGGAACTGTTTCCAGATGGGATTAGGGAGAAAAGTGGACCCAGAACCTGGAAGGTGTAGAAGAACTGATGGAAAGAAATGGAGATGCTCTAAAGAAGCCTACCCAGATTCAAAGTACTGTGAAAGACACATGCATAGAGGCAAAAACCGTTCAAGAAAGCCTGTGGAAGTTAGTAATGCAACAATGGCAAATCCTTCAACAGCAACTCAAAACATCCAATCGATCACCAAGACACACCacccttcttctttttcttctcattctTCCATGTCCTTGTCTTCTGAATCCCAACAGCAGCACCAACTTCGCTACCATGGTTATCATTCCCAGGCGAATCACCCCTTTATGTATCCCCATGCATCGAGACCTCCAGGGGTTGGACTGTCTCCTCAAGAAAACACCACACATTCTCTCCTCGGCTCTGGCTCTTACTCCCAGACTAACATGGATTACAG GAGAAACAGTTATGTTTATGGGTTGAAAGAAGAAGTAGATGAACATGCTTTTTTCTCTGAACCTTCCGGTACAATGAGGAGTTTCTCAGGTTCATCTGTGGATGATTCATGGCAACTTGCACCACTAACAATGAGCTCCTCTTCCTCAAAGCAGAGGAACTGTTCTGGATTACAGAGTGAATACTCTTACTTGCAGCTTCAAAGCCTCACTGATCACAACCCGAAACAAAACAAACAGGATGATGATGAACATTCCTATATCAAATATGAAATGACTGATGAATTGGAGAAAGGAGAACCCCAAAAGACAGTCCATCGTTTCTTTGATGAATGGCCACCAAAACATAGAGATTCATGGCTTGATTTGGATGATAAATCATCAAACAGCTCATCAGTTTCAACAACCAGACTCTCTATATCCATCCCTTCCACTTCACATGACTTCCCCATTTTCAATTCAAGAGCTCATAATg ATGGTTGA
- the LOC105770617 gene encoding growth-regulating factor 1 isoform X2 → MMSGRNRFPFTASQYQELEHQALIFKYMVSGIPIPPDLLFTIKRSCLDTSLSSRLFSYQPQHIGWNCFQMGLGRKVDPEPGRCRRTDGKKWRCSKEAYPDSKYCERHMHRGKNRSRKPVEVSNATMANPSTATQNIQSITKTHHPSSFSSHSSMSLSSESQQQHQLRYHGYHSQANHPFMYPHASRPPGVGLSPQENTTHSLLGSGSYSQTNMDYSYVYGLKEEVDEHAFFSEPSGTMRSFSGSSVDDSWQLAPLTMSSSSSKQRNCSGLQSEYSYLQLQSLTDHNPKQNKQDDDEHSYIKYEMTDELEKGEPQKTVHRFFDEWPPKHRDSWLDLDDKSSNSSSVSTTRLSISIPSTSHDFPIFNSRAHNDG, encoded by the exons ATGATGAGTGGAAGAAACAGGTTTCCTTTTACTGCATCTCAGTATCAAGAGCTTGAACATCAAGCTCTAATCTTCAAGTACATGGTCTCAGGCATCCCTATACCACCTGATCTCCTCTTCACCATCAAGAGAAGCTGCTTGGATACCTCACTTTCTTCAAGGCTTTTCTCTTACCAGCCTCAACATA TTGGATGGAACTGTTTCCAGATGGGATTAGGGAGAAAAGTGGACCCAGAACCTGGAAGGTGTAGAAGAACTGATGGAAAGAAATGGAGATGCTCTAAAGAAGCCTACCCAGATTCAAAGTACTGTGAAAGACACATGCATAGAGGCAAAAACCGTTCAAGAAAGCCTGTGGAAGTTAGTAATGCAACAATGGCAAATCCTTCAACAGCAACTCAAAACATCCAATCGATCACCAAGACACACCacccttcttctttttcttctcattctTCCATGTCCTTGTCTTCTGAATCCCAACAGCAGCACCAACTTCGCTACCATGGTTATCATTCCCAGGCGAATCACCCCTTTATGTATCCCCATGCATCGAGACCTCCAGGGGTTGGACTGTCTCCTCAAGAAAACACCACACATTCTCTCCTCGGCTCTGGCTCTTACTCCCAGACTAACATGGATTACAG TTATGTTTATGGGTTGAAAGAAGAAGTAGATGAACATGCTTTTTTCTCTGAACCTTCCGGTACAATGAGGAGTTTCTCAGGTTCATCTGTGGATGATTCATGGCAACTTGCACCACTAACAATGAGCTCCTCTTCCTCAAAGCAGAGGAACTGTTCTGGATTACAGAGTGAATACTCTTACTTGCAGCTTCAAAGCCTCACTGATCACAACCCGAAACAAAACAAACAGGATGATGATGAACATTCCTATATCAAATATGAAATGACTGATGAATTGGAGAAAGGAGAACCCCAAAAGACAGTCCATCGTTTCTTTGATGAATGGCCACCAAAACATAGAGATTCATGGCTTGATTTGGATGATAAATCATCAAACAGCTCATCAGTTTCAACAACCAGACTCTCTATATCCATCCCTTCCACTTCACATGACTTCCCCATTTTCAATTCAAGAGCTCATAATg ATGGTTGA